The DNA sequence GTTCCGGAGCCCAGGAGCATCACGGAGAAGGCCGCCCCAAAGGCCCCGGCCTGGGAAATGCCCAAAGTGAAGGGCGAGCCCAGGGGATTGCGCAGGATGGACTGCATGGCCGCCCCGGCCGCGGCCAGCCCGGCTCCGGCCAGGATCGCGGCCAGGGCATGGGGCAGGCGGATGTTCCGGACGATGATCTCGTACCGGGCATCCTCTCCCAGGCCGAAAAAGGCCAGAACCACTTCCCAGGCCGGGATGCGCACCGCACCGAGGGAGACGGCCAGAATCAGCAGGATGCCGGTCAGCCCGGCCAGGAAGACCAGGAACAGAATCTTGCGGCCGATGTACGCGCTGTAGGTCGTCGGGATCTGGCCGTGATCAAAATGGCTCATGATTACCGGATGTCGATCCGACCAAAGGCCAGGCCCTGGAACTGGCTGTTCATCTCTTCAAACGCCGGGCCGCCGTTCAGGAAGATGGCGATCTCCTCGGCCTTGGCCATGGGGTCAACGTCGGCGAAGCGGTCCTGATAAAGCACCTTGCCCACGTAATACGCGTTGGCGAAGACGGATTCGAAGTTTTGCGTGTAGGAGTTGTAGGGGAACAGACCGTATATCCGTCCGGCATGCACTGCGGACAGGGCTTGGTAGGCTGGGTCGGTTCGGAGTTGGTCCAGGGCGTTGACTCCTGCGTCCAGGCGCATGGTGGCCGCGTCGATGAAGATGATTTTCGGATCCCAGATCACTATCTGTTCCTTGGAAACCGTGGCATGGGATGCCCGCTGTTCAGGGGTTGAGAGCGAGGCGGCGACATTGTTGGACCGGGTGAACGCAAACGGGGCAAAGGACGGTTCCGTGGACTGAAAACCGTGTGGCCCGCGCTGGCCCAGACCACCGATGTAGGTGGACGGACGCTGGTCTTCGGGCACATCCTCGGTGCGGGCAAGCAGGTCCGCCTCCAAGCCGTCGAAAAAGTCGATGACCGTCGCGGCACGCTCCTGAACTCCCATGACTTCTCCGATCAACTCAAGAGAAGTATTCAGCTTTTTGCGACCATAGGTCAGGTTGCCGTACTCCAGGGCGATCACGGGAATGCCGGTCTTGGTCTGGAGCTGCTCCGGGTCGCCGTCGCGGGCGGCATAGGTCTTGAAAATGACCTGGGGCTGGGGATCCAGCCCGGCAATCAACTCCGGACTATCCTGGCCCCGGAATTCACCGAAAATCGGGTAGGTCTTGAATTGCGGATTGGCGATGGCGTAGGGTCGGGCGTCAATGGGTGATCCGTGGACCTCAATGCTGTCCACTGCCACGATCCGGTCATGGGCTTGGAGATAGGTCAGCAAGCGCAGACACCCGGACCCGGAACAAATCACCCGGTCCACCTGGGCCGGAATGACGGACTCGCGACCCAGGGCATCCGTGATGGTCCTGGTGTCTTGAGCCTGGGCCAAAGTCGAAAATAAGACGACAGCCACGATGAGGGCCGCCGGGGAGCCAAACCAAGCAAACTTGGTGCGCATATCTTCTCCTGATTGTGCGGGTTATATGGTCAGCGCGGGCCGGGAAGGGCCGGGGATTAGAACCTGACAGGTTCCAGGAGAAGCCCGAAAAGGCTTTGCCGGATGCTGACCGCGGTTCTGAGCAATGCGCCCAATGAAAAAGCATGTCGGCGCTGTCATACGATTATATCAATATTCAGAATAATGACAATGAAAAATGAGAAAAAGCGACCATGTGTCACGCGTAAGGGGTCTTCGTGTTACGATGGGTCGTCTTTCCAGGAGATTTTTGTCCGTGCCCCGGCTCAGGATTGGCGGGGATTTATCCGAGAAGGATGCGGCGAGTGGTCAGGGTGTGCAGCAGTTCCTGGTCGTGGGTGGCGATGAGCATGGTTCGGGAAGAAGAGGTCAGGGCGTGGAGGACCATGTCCCGGGAACGGGCGTCCAGGTCGTTGGTGGGTTCGTCCAGGAGCAGGATCTGGGGCTGCATGACCAGGACCGTGGCCAGGCTGACTAGGCGCTTTTGGCCTCCGGACAAGGTGTGGGGCTGGCGATGGGCGAGGTGGGACAGGTACAGTTGGTCCAGGATGGCCAGGGATTCAGCCCTGGCCTCGGCCGAAGAGCGGCCCAGGTTCAGCGGCCCGAAGGCCACGTCTTCCAGGACAGTGGGGGAAAAAAGCTGGTCGTCGGGGTTTTGGAAAACAAGACCAACGCCGCGGCGCAGGGCCGCGAGGTCCGCTTTGGTCCGCACGGGGCGGTCTTGGAAAAGCAGGGAGCCCTGGCGAAGCGGGATCAGGCCGACCAGGGTGAGCAGGAGGGTGGTTTTGCCGCTGCCCACGGGGCCGACCAGGCCGACGCGTTCTTCCGAGTGCAGGGAAAGATGGAAGTCTTCCAGAATTGGTGGAGCCGAAGGGCCGTGGGCCACGAAGGCCTGCCGCAGGGCCAGCAGGGGCGGGGTCGTCTTTTGGGTCATCACCAGATCAACCGGTCGTGCAAGGTAATCAGCACCGGAGGGATGCAGAGCGCGGATGCCAGGACCGCTTGGGACGCGGTCCAGGAGCCGTTGTCCAGGGTACGAAAGCGCCCGTTAAAGCCGCGCAGGAGCATGGCTCCGTGGATCCGTTCGGCCCGGGCCAGACTCCGGAGCAAGGTCTGTCCGAAGAGGACGGCAATGGTCCGGTAGGTATGCCGGGAGCACCGAGGGACGAAGCCGCGGGCCAGGGCGGCCCGGTGCAGGCGCTGAAACTCCTCGGCCACCAGGAAGAACTGGCGAAAGGTCAGCGCCAGGAGCAGCGACAATTTGCGGCCCAGCCTCAGGCGGCGCATCGCCTGGGCCAAGGCGGGCACGGACGAAGTGCAGAGCAGGGCGATGAAGACCAGGAGCAGGGCGTTGCCTTTGAGGCTGATCCGCAGGGCCAGGATCAGGCCGTCCTGGCTGAGCCAGGAGACGGCGGCAAGGGCCGGGCCGGGATAGGTCAGGCCGAGGACCAGGGCCAGACCGAGAAAAAAGATGTTGGCCGGGATCAGCCGTACGGCCACGCGGCCCAGGGACAGCCCGGCCAGACGGGTCAGCCCCAGCCCGAAGAGCAGTGCCGCCAATCCGGCTCCGTGACCCTGGACCGCTGAGATCGCGATCAGGCAGACCGCGGAGGTCAGGATCTTGATCCGGGCGTCCATCTGGTGCAGCGGGCTCACGCCCTGGTGCAACGGGCCGGCGTTTCGGCTCAGGGAGCCTTGGGGGCCGAGGGGTTCGTCGAGCATTTCGCCAGTCACCGGGGATGGGTGTTGGTTCCCGTTTTTCGGCGCAGCAGCAACGCGCCCAGACCGGCCAGCCCGACGATCCAGCCGATGCCGCCGACGATTTCCGGGATGCCCGGGCCGCGTTGGCTCAGGGCCAGGATTTCCCGACGCAGAGGGGCGATTTCCTGGCGCACGGCTTCGGCGATGGCCTGCTGGATCAGCGGGGAAAGCTGGGCATGGTCAATGGGGTGATCTGGAAGGGATGGGAGGCCTGTGACCTCTGGGGGTGAGGCCGTTGAAGGTGCGGCAAGTGCGGGGAGTTCCTCGGGCGCAATGGTTTGTTCGGCCAGGTGGCCGGCTCCGTCCGTGGCCTGGATCAGCAGGGGGGCGCGGCGTTCCAGGGCCGTGGCGGGCAGGGCGGCTTCGTAAAGCCCCTGGGCGTCCGTGGCGCCGGAAAGGAGCACGTCGCCGGTGACGGCGTCCTGGACGGTGATGGCCATGTTCGCGCCGATCTGGCCGGTGCCGAAGGCGGTCTCCACCATCAGCCGGTCTCCCTGGACCCAGGCCATGATCAGCAGGCGGTGGGCATGGGCCGTGGCGGTCCACCAGGATGCCGTGACGCAAACCAGCAGCAGGGCGAGAAGCCCAAGGCGGAGTGGGACGGGTTTCAGCATGACGGTCCTCCTTCGGTAACGGGCGGCAGGGCGCAGGTCAGCAGGTCGGGTCGGGTCTGGCCCAGGAAGCCGACCACGAACAGGGTTATCGCGCCCTCAATGGCGGCCACCGGCAGATGGGCCAGGACCACCAGTTTGGCCGCGGTCAGAAAGCCCTGGTCGGTCATGGCCAATGCCGTTCCGGCCAACAGGGCCGTGCCCAGAACCGCGCCCGCGCCCGCCAGCAGTCCGGCACACAGGGCCGGTTTGCCGCCCCGGGCCAGCCAGGGCCGCAGGATCAGGCCGCAGAGCACGGCGGGCAACGCCACGGATGTGGTGTTTACGCCCAGGACCAGCAGGCCGCCGAATTGAAAGAGCAGGGCCTGAAGCAGCAGCCCCACGAAGATCACCGGAAAGGCGACCCAGCCCAGGAGCAGTCCGGCCAGGCCGTTGAGCAGCAGGTGGACGCTGCTGGGGCCCAGAGGAACGTGGATCAGGGAGGCGATGAAAAAGACCGCGGCCAGGGCCGCGGCCAGGATCAGCCGATCCTCGTCCAGTCGGCGCAGGCCGAGCCACAATCCGGGGATCGTGACGGCAGCGCCCAGAGCCAGGACCGGTGCGGAGAGAACGCCTTCAGTGATGTGCATGGTCGGCGCCTCCGTGGTTGGGTTGGGCGGCGGTTGGTTCGGTCAGCCCCAGGCTGTCCATGGCCGTGTCCAGATGGTCCAGCCAGATGGACCGGAAGCAGGGAGATTCGATGGTTCCGGCGGCGTGTTCCCGGACCTCGAATCCGGCCGTGCGCAGCCGGTTGCTCCAGGAAGTGGGTCGGTCTCCGAACATGTCCTTTAGGACGTGATGGCCGCAAACGGCCATGAAGGGCAGCAGCCAGACCGTGGAAACCCGTTGTTCCTGAAGCTGGGCGATAATGGCCGCAAGGCCCGGCTCGCCCATGAGCAGGGCCGTGTGCAGCAGCGGGTCGCGATTCCGGATGTGGGCCTGCAAGTCCAGGTAGCGTTGCTGGCCGTCGTGGTAGGTGCCGTGCCCGGCCAGGATCACGGCTTCATCGGGTCGGCGCTCTTGGGGAATGAACCCCGGCAGACAGTCCGCGACCCGGCGCAGATCCTCCTGGTCGTTCAGAAGGGGCGCGCCCAGGGTGACCTGGATGAATCCCTTGCGCGGGTGTTCGTAGGCCTTGGCCAGATTTTGGGTCCAGAAGTATTCCACGCCGGGAATGGTGTGCAAGGATTGGACGGTCAAGTGAGTCACGCCCTGGTCGTGCATCCGGCTCAGGGCCACGGCCACGCAGTCGTGGGGCAGTCCCAGGTCGGCCAGCTTGCGCCGGACCTTGTGCGCGGTGAACCCCCAGGCCAGGGGAATGCCCGGATACCGGGCGCGGACCTGGGCTTCGAACTGGTCGTAGGCTTGGCGGGCCGGGACCACCGTGGTCCCGAAGGCGACCAGCAGAATGCCCGGACGCTTGGGGCCGGGAGGAGCTTCGGGGCCATGATGATGATCGTGGTCGTGACCGTGCTCATGACCATGATCGCATTTGGAGTGATGGTCGTGATGGTCAAAGGCGAGGCCGTGACGGTGTCGGCCATGTGAGTGCGTATCGGTCTGCATCGATTCCCTCCGGAAAAGAACGGGACGGGAAACGAGTGTTCGGCGTGCTTGGGAGGCTGGGTTGTCGGCGCGTCGGGCCGGGAATATCGGGGCTCTGGCGGGACATCCCCTGAAGCGGCAAAACACCCGTTGCCTTGGGGCCTGATGCCGGTAGGTCTTCTGGCTTCCCCAGGAAGTCGTTCCGCCTTCCCATCCGATTCGGCTGATGTTGCCGAACATGGACAGTGGCGTCTTCAAGAACGCTTCGCTTCTCCCCGAAACATAGGGGGAGCTGGGGTTACAGCGGCGGGTCCGCTCCGGTCTCGCACCGGATTCCCTCTTCGTCTCCATAATGGAGAACCAGCATGTTTCGGACCTCGTATCCGGGAAGGGGGCGGGAGTCAAACAGGCTGGCGGGTGGTTAAGCCAGGTTCACTGTGCCAGCCAAGGCCAGTTGCTTGCGGTAGGCCTGAATATACGCGGCGTGGTTGGAAGGAGCGGGGTCGAACGGGAACGATTGCGTGGGAACGGTCAAGTCCGGCGTTCGGCTGAAGAATCCGGGATAGTCGGACGCGGCTTGGTCTTGAGCACGGCCCGCGGGTTGGTGTTCGTCGCCGTCGGTCTGCTGCTCTTCCTGCTCGTTCTGGATGCGTTCCATCCGGGCTTCGGCTTCCATCTGGGCCGCGCTGGTCGCCACCTTGACGTCTTGGGGCGAAGGGCTGGCCGGGGCCAGGGCGGCCCGGCGGATGGTCTGGGCTTTTTGTTCGGTCTGTTCCGGATTTCCGGGCACTGGCGAGGTATCGATGCTCACTTCCCCGGCCACGGCGTATTGCCGTCCGTCCGGTCCGGTTTCGTAGGTGTAGCTGGCTCCGGCGGTGACATATTGCCCTCCGGCGGCCACATGGGCCTGCTCATGGGCCCGGACCTCGGCGTCGCGCTGCCGAAGCTGCTCCAGAACCTGACGGTCCTCCGACGACAGTTCCGACTCGTCGGGGACCGCCAGGATTGCGTTTTGCTTGTCGCCGTCGTCCCTGTCCACGGTTTGCGCCGCTTTGGGATCATCGTCCTGGTCCGGGACTGCGTCGCTTCGCCCTTCCTTCCTGGTGAACGAATCCCGGTGGTGCTGCTCTTCAAAGGCGCCGCCCGCGACCGGCTTGGCGTCCGGCCCGTAACCGATATCCAGGCCAAGAGCGACGGACTGGCCCTGGTCGCCTTTGAGTCTTTGGCCGTCCTGGTCCGTGCGGTGGCTGAGGTTGACCACGTCTCTCGGCGCAAGAGGGCTTGGAGCCTGTACCGCTCCGGCAAGACCTGCCGCGACGCCGGCGGCTCCGGAAGCCTGCTCGCTCAGGTTTTGACCGGTCCCGGAGTACTGTTGCCGGGAGGAATTGCAAAACGGGCAGGAGCCGTCCTCGCCGTGCTGGGAATGGTCGTGGCTCGCGAAACCGCCCAGGGAAAGCGAGTTGCTCCAGGAGGGAGCGGAAGCGGGATGTGATGCGGCGATGTCCATAGAGGGGACTCTGAGAGGTGCTGAGGCTCTGGGATAAGTAAAGCCATGGCGGTCGAAGATTGGCTATGCCACCTGTTTTATCGGCGGGATTTCGGAATACTTTAGGGGCGGGCGTAAAGTTTTTTACAGGCCGAGCCAGAGCGCCAAGGCCCTGTTGACCTGGAGCATGGTTTCTTCGGAGGCATGACCTATGACCCGGCGGATGCGTTCCCGTTTGATGGCGGAGATTTTATCCACCATGATCTGAGATACGACGCTCAATCCGTTGGTTTCGGAGGGGTTGAGCGTGATGCGGAACAGCGGGGCGTCCTGGATGCTGGAGGAAAACGGACAAACCACTATGCTGGCGTGGCCGACATTGGCGTGGTCGTGCTGGACGACCAGGGCTGGGCGGATTTTTCCATAATCTCCGGTCATTGCGACGATGACCAAATCTCCCCGGCGGACATCAAGTGGGTGGTCACCGCTCATCAGAGGTATCCCAGGCAGAGACGTTCTCCAGGAATTCCAGCACTTCGGATTCCTCCTGGCTTTGGCTGACCAGAGAGGATTGACGCCGTATTTCGTCGGCAACCTCCTGGGTCCGGGTATCGGGTACCCATATCTGGATCGACCGCATTCCACGTTCCTTCATCCGGGCGCGATAGCCTCTCATGGCTTCACGGGCCGAGAGGGGGGAGCGTTGTGTTTCCATGTGGTTGGCCTCCTTGTTTTCGATAACGTAGTTATGGGAGGTTTCGGGGTCAAGCACTTCGAATATGGATGCAGGGCATTTTTGTCCTCTGTAGAATTACAATAATTCCATAGTGGTAGATTGCAGGGTGTTCAAGGGGAACCTCCAGGGAGGGGCGGCACCCATCGAAATCGAAATCGAAATCGAAATCGCTATCGAAATCGGAATGTTACTAGAAATCGATTTCGATCACGATTTCGATTTCGATTTCGATCCAGAGCACCGGTGCTTCGAGAGCAAAATTGCCCTGCATATGGATGATAGTGGGGAAGGTGCGATCTTTATCTCGTCCGGTCCTCAGGTCTGCCGCGGCTCCAATGTTGATTTCAGTCCGGCTTGACCGCGTCCGAAAAATATCGCACTCTGCGACCTCTCCACCAGCCATGGATCTTCTTGTGACTCCCTGAATTCATTCCCGTTGCCTTTGTATAACCCCTGCCGCCGGCGAAAGTTCGCCGATGTGTGGCGGGGTTCTTTTGTTCTTTTCCCGTCCTTCCAAGCACCGTCCTATGAACAAACTCCAGAAAGAAGTCGCCCGGCGACGCACGTTCGCCATTATCAGCCACCCGGACGCCGGGAAAACCACGCTCACGGAAAAACTGCTCCTGTTCGGAGGGGCAATTCACCTGGCCGGAGCGGTCAAGGCCAAGAAGAACTCCCGGGGGGCCACCTCGGATTGGATGGCCGTGGAGCGGGAGCGGGGGATTTCCGTGTCCTCGTCGGTGATGAAGTTCGACTACAACGGCCATGAGATCAACCTGCTGGACACCCCCGGCCACCAGGACTTTTCCGAGGACACCTACCGCGTGCTCACGGCGGTGGATTCCGTGCTGATGGTCATCGACAGCGCCAAGGGCGTGGAGGTGCAGACCAAAAAGCTGATGGAGGTCTGCCGGATGCGCAACACGCCGATCATGACCTTCGTCAACAAGCTGGACCGGGACGGTCTGGAGCCTATCGAACTCCTGGACGACATCGAGACCAACCTGGGCATCGAGTGCGCGCCTCTGACCTGGCCCGTGGGCATGGGCAAGGGGTTCAAGGGGGTGTACGACCTGCGCCGGGACGAACTGCGGTTTTTCGTGCCCGACGGCCAGAAGTCCACCCGGCCCACGGACGTGGTCCACGTCAAGGGGTTGGACGATCCCCAACTGGACGAATTGCTGGGCCGGGACGCCCGGGATTTGCGGGGGGACGCGGAACTGCTGGCCGGGGCCGGACACCCTTTTGACCATGAGCGCTATCTGGCCGCCAGCCAGACGCCGGTTTTTTTCGGCAGCGCCATCAACAACTTCGGGGTCCAGGAACTCCTGGACACCTTCGTGGCCCTGGCGCCCCCGCCGCAGCCCAGGGAGGCGGAAACTGGGACCAACGGGAACACGGGAACGCGGATCGTTTCCCCGCTGGAGCCGGATTTTTCCGGGGTGGTCTTCAAGATCCAGGCGAACATGGACCCGGCCCACCGGGACCGGATCGCCTTTTTGAGGATCATTTCCGGCCATTTCGAGAAAGGCATGCGGGTGCGGCACCACCGGATCGGCAAGGACGTCCAGATCGCCAATGCCACGATCTTCATGGCCCACGACCGCACCGGCGTGGAAGAGGCCTGGCCCGGAGACATCATCGGGGTCCACAACCACGGGACCATCAAGATCGGGGACACCTTTTCCCTCAAGGAGCCGTTGAAATTCACCGGCATTCCCAGCTTCGCCCCGGAGCATTTCCGCCGGGTCCGGCTCAAGGATCCGATGCGGGCCAAGCAACTGGAAAAAGGGCTCTTGCAGCTCTGCGAGGAAGGCGCGGTGCAGGTCTTCCGACCCCTGCGCGCCAACGACTACCTGCTGGGCGCGGTGGGGCCGCTGCAATTCGAGGTCACCATGGCCCGGCTCAAGGACGAGTACAACGTGGACGCCGGATACGAGCCAGTGGACATCACCGGGGCGCGGTGGATCGCCGGCGGCAAGGACGCCAAGAAGTTCATCGCGGACAACGGCCGGGACATCGCCACGGACATCGACGGGGACATGGTCTACCTCGTGTCCAACCCCTGGCGGCTGGAGCGGCTGCTGGAGACCTACGACGACATCGTGCTGCAAACCATCAAGGAGCACAGGTAGCCGGTCACATGGATCAAGCAGGCAGGAAAGCCCTGGAAGCCCGGATGCTGCGGGAAATCGCCGACTTGAAAGCCCAAATGGGTGATCTGGAAGAACGGGCGCAAACCGTGGAGCTGGATCAACAGGCCGTGGGGCGGCTTTCCCGGATGGATTCCCTGGCCAACCAAAGCATCGCGGTCAACGCCCTGGGCAAGGCCAAGAGCCGCCTGGCGCGGCTGGAACGGGCCTTGTCCAGGATCAACGACGAGGATTTCGGCCTTTGCGCCGACTGCGGCGACCCCATCGCCCCGGCCAGACTGCTGGCCATGCCCGAGGCCGTGCTGTGTGTTGGGTGCGCGGATTGACAGATAGTTGAGTGATTCGCAACTATTCAGCACATCCTGGGTCAAGCCTTATTCCGACGCTGGATACCCGCCTTCGCGGGTATGACTGATTCGGAGATGCCAAGGAAAATCAAGTCATTCCCGCGAAGGCGGGAATCCAGTCCGCTTTCGCACGGATGAGCTGAGTAGTTACAGTGATTCTATCCAAACCGACAAACGACTTTTTACCACTATCTAACCGAGGAGGCTTTATGACACAGGCGCAAACCGGCAATCAGGTCAAGGTGCACTACACGGGTCGCCTGGACAGCGGGCAGGTTTTCGACAGCTCCGCGGATCGCGAGCCGCTGGAATTCACCCTGGGCCAGGGACAGTTGATCCCCGGCTTCGAGGCCGCGGTGACCGGAATGCAAGTGGGCGACAAAAAGACCGTGACCATCCCCGCGGAAGACGCCTACGGCCCTCGTCAGGACGACCTGCTGTTCTCCGTGGAACGCTCCCAACTCCCGGATACCATCCAGCCCGAGGTGGGGCAGCAGTTGCAGGTCAACCAGGAGGGGCAGACCGCCTTGGTCACCATATCCGAACTCACGGACACCACCATGACCCTGGACGCCAACCACCCTCTGGCCGGAGAGAATCTGACCTTTGACCTGGAAGTGGTCGAGGTTGCTGAGGTTGCCTAGGTTGAACCGACTTTGCAACATTCAGCATCCCCGCGCCTTTTTGGGCGTGATGTTGATCAGCCGCCGCATCGACAGTGTTCGATGCGGCGTTTTTTTATGCCGCAGCGCACTATACTCTACCAGCTATACTGGTTTAGGGTGAAACAATAAAAAAATTTTCTGATGATGTCTTTATGCCGCCCTTACAGGGCTATTTTTGTTTTAACTATATCTACCCAGGGCGTTGCCCTGGGCTATAATATGTCGCCCCGTTGGGGCTTCAGACAAGCCCTGAAAGGGCGAACTACCGTAGCCCAGGGCAACGCCCTGGGTAAAACGCCCCCAACAATAGTAGCCCTGAAAGGGCGGCATAAAATGATGCCACGCTAGCCCAAAAACAGCGATGGCCCTCTTGGAACACCAGCATTTAAATATTCAACCTCAAGCAGTATAGCTGTGTTGAAAAAGTCCTTTATCGGCAGTCCGTTCAAAAATTCCAAGTGCAAGGAGCAAGAAAAGTTCAAGGTCGAAGCGTATTTATTGATA is a window from the Desulfonatronum thiodismutans genome containing:
- a CDS encoding antitoxin MazE family protein, whose protein sequence is METQRSPLSAREAMRGYRARMKERGMRSIQIWVPDTRTQEVADEIRRQSSLVSQSQEESEVLEFLENVSAWDTSDER
- a CDS encoding energy-coupling factor ABC transporter ATP-binding protein — protein: MTQKTTPPLLALRQAFVAHGPSAPPILEDFHLSLHSEERVGLVGPVGSGKTTLLLTLVGLIPLRQGSLLFQDRPVRTKADLAALRRGVGLVFQNPDDQLFSPTVLEDVAFGPLNLGRSSAEARAESLAILDQLYLSHLAHRQPHTLSGGQKRLVSLATVLVMQPQILLLDEPTNDLDARSRDMVLHALTSSSRTMLIATHDQELLHTLTTRRILLG
- the cbiM gene encoding cobalt transporter CbiM, which gives rise to MHITEGVLSAPVLALGAAVTIPGLWLGLRRLDEDRLILAAALAAVFFIASLIHVPLGPSSVHLLLNGLAGLLLGWVAFPVIFVGLLLQALLFQFGGLLVLGVNTTSVALPAVLCGLILRPWLARGGKPALCAGLLAGAGAVLGTALLAGTALAMTDQGFLTAAKLVVLAHLPVAAIEGAITLFVVGFLGQTRPDLLTCALPPVTEGGPSC
- a CDS encoding putative metalloprotease CJM1_0395 family protein, producing MDIAASHPASAPSWSNSLSLGGFASHDHSQHGEDGSCPFCNSSRQQYSGTGQNLSEQASGAAGVAAGLAGAVQAPSPLAPRDVVNLSHRTDQDGQRLKGDQGQSVALGLDIGYGPDAKPVAGGAFEEQHHRDSFTRKEGRSDAVPDQDDDPKAAQTVDRDDGDKQNAILAVPDESELSSEDRQVLEQLRQRDAEVRAHEQAHVAAGGQYVTAGASYTYETGPDGRQYAVAGEVSIDTSPVPGNPEQTEQKAQTIRRAALAPASPSPQDVKVATSAAQMEAEARMERIQNEQEEQQTDGDEHQPAGRAQDQAASDYPGFFSRTPDLTVPTQSFPFDPAPSNHAAYIQAYRKQLALAGTVNLA
- a CDS encoding FKBP-type peptidyl-prolyl cis-trans isomerase — translated: MTQAQTGNQVKVHYTGRLDSGQVFDSSADREPLEFTLGQGQLIPGFEAAVTGMQVGDKKTVTIPAEDAYGPRQDDLLFSVERSQLPDTIQPEVGQQLQVNQEGQTALVTISELTDTTMTLDANHPLAGENLTFDLEVVEVAEVA
- a CDS encoding iron ABC transporter substrate-binding protein, which produces MRTKFAWFGSPAALIVAVVLFSTLAQAQDTRTITDALGRESVIPAQVDRVICSGSGCLRLLTYLQAHDRIVAVDSIEVHGSPIDARPYAIANPQFKTYPIFGEFRGQDSPELIAGLDPQPQVIFKTYAARDGDPEQLQTKTGIPVIALEYGNLTYGRKKLNTSLELIGEVMGVQERAATVIDFFDGLEADLLARTEDVPEDQRPSTYIGGLGQRGPHGFQSTEPSFAPFAFTRSNNVAASLSTPEQRASHATVSKEQIVIWDPKIIFIDAATMRLDAGVNALDQLRTDPAYQALSAVHAGRIYGLFPYNSYTQNFESVFANAYYVGKVLYQDRFADVDPMAKAEEIAIFLNGGPAFEEMNSQFQGLAFGRIDIR
- a CDS encoding energy-coupling factor transporter transmembrane component T family protein, with translation MLDEPLGPQGSLSRNAGPLHQGVSPLHQMDARIKILTSAVCLIAISAVQGHGAGLAALLFGLGLTRLAGLSLGRVAVRLIPANIFFLGLALVLGLTYPGPALAAVSWLSQDGLILALRISLKGNALLLVFIALLCTSSVPALAQAMRRLRLGRKLSLLLALTFRQFFLVAEEFQRLHRAALARGFVPRCSRHTYRTIAVLFGQTLLRSLARAERIHGAMLLRGFNGRFRTLDNGSWTASQAVLASALCIPPVLITLHDRLIW
- a CDS encoding sirohydrochlorin cobaltochelatase, which encodes MQTDTHSHGRHRHGLAFDHHDHHSKCDHGHEHGHDHDHHHGPEAPPGPKRPGILLVAFGTTVVPARQAYDQFEAQVRARYPGIPLAWGFTAHKVRRKLADLGLPHDCVAVALSRMHDQGVTHLTVQSLHTIPGVEYFWTQNLAKAYEHPRKGFIQVTLGAPLLNDQEDLRRVADCLPGFIPQERRPDEAVILAGHGTYHDGQQRYLDLQAHIRNRDPLLHTALLMGEPGLAAIIAQLQEQRVSTVWLLPFMAVCGHHVLKDMFGDRPTSWSNRLRTAGFEVREHAAGTIESPCFRSIWLDHLDTAMDSLGLTEPTAAQPNHGGADHAHH
- a CDS encoding TraR/DksA family transcriptional regulator, with translation MDQAGRKALEARMLREIADLKAQMGDLEERAQTVELDQQAVGRLSRMDSLANQSIAVNALGKAKSRLARLERALSRINDEDFGLCADCGDPIAPARLLAMPEAVLCVGCAD
- a CDS encoding peptide chain release factor 3; the protein is MNKLQKEVARRRTFAIISHPDAGKTTLTEKLLLFGGAIHLAGAVKAKKNSRGATSDWMAVERERGISVSSSVMKFDYNGHEINLLDTPGHQDFSEDTYRVLTAVDSVLMVIDSAKGVEVQTKKLMEVCRMRNTPIMTFVNKLDRDGLEPIELLDDIETNLGIECAPLTWPVGMGKGFKGVYDLRRDELRFFVPDGQKSTRPTDVVHVKGLDDPQLDELLGRDARDLRGDAELLAGAGHPFDHERYLAASQTPVFFGSAINNFGVQELLDTFVALAPPPQPREAETGTNGNTGTRIVSPLEPDFSGVVFKIQANMDPAHRDRIAFLRIISGHFEKGMRVRHHRIGKDVQIANATIFMAHDRTGVEEAWPGDIIGVHNHGTIKIGDTFSLKEPLKFTGIPSFAPEHFRRVRLKDPMRAKQLEKGLLQLCEEGAVQVFRPLRANDYLLGAVGPLQFEVTMARLKDEYNVDAGYEPVDITGARWIAGGKDAKKFIADNGRDIATDIDGDMVYLVSNPWRLERLLETYDDIVLQTIKEHR
- a CDS encoding type II toxin-antitoxin system PemK/MazF family toxin, whose product is MSGDHPLDVRRGDLVIVAMTGDYGKIRPALVVQHDHANVGHASIVVCPFSSSIQDAPLFRITLNPSETNGLSVVSQIMVDKISAIKRERIRRVIGHASEETMLQVNRALALWLGL